DNA sequence from the Tenacibaculum mesophilum genome:
ACTCTCGAGACTGTTAAAAATAAAATGTTGTACAATGCTGTTATTCGTAATTTTTACGAAGAGCCTAGTAGCGAAGTTAAAAGTGAAGCATTTTTTACTTTTTTTAAGTTAAACACCAACAACGAGCATAAAAAAAATGTTCAGCGTTTGATTAATGATTTAAAAGTTCTAAATAAAGGAGAGAAATTACCTCCTTTCAAACTAATTGCAGCAGACGGAGAGTTAAAAGAGTTTTCTAACATTTCTAAAAATAAAAACACTGTTGTTTTATTAAAAAACTACGAGTATGCATCAGATGATTGGGTTTCTTCTCGTTTCAATTATTTAGTTAAAAAAAATCCTGATATTAATTTTGTTCTTGTTAATTTGTGCGACTCTTCTAAAAGATTTACAAAAAACGTAGATGTAAAATATCAATACACCATACCTAGCGAAAGTGCCGTATGTGATTTTACCACCAGTAAATTTCCTCGTATGATTTTAGTTGATAAAAACGGAATTATTCAAAATGGTTATACTAGCTTATCTGCTAAAGATATAAATCTAGAAATAAGCAACTTACAAAAAACAAAATAGTTAGCCTCTATTCATTTTATTTAGTGTACTTTTGCACCGTCCAAAAAAAATCGTGCTAAAACGATTTAATTAATATTAATTATAGAATTCGCGGAGGGGCATCTGTGGGTTCTCTAAAAACACAGTATGTCAACATTTTTAGATTTAGGTTTGCAAGAACCTATCAATAAGGCATTAACCGATTTAGGTTATGAAAAGCCAACAGTAATTCAAGAAAAAGCAATTCCACAAATAATTTCTTCTACAGAAGATTTAAAAGCATTTGCACAAACAGGTACAGGTAAAACTGCTGCCTTTAGTTTACCTATTATTGAACTTGCTGATCAAACAAGCACACACACACAAGCAATCATCTTATCTCCTACTCGTGAACTAGCAGTACAAATAGGAAAAAACATTGAAGACTTTTCAAAGTATTTACCTAACTTAAAAGTAGCTACTGTTTATGGTGGAGCTAATATTGAAGAGCAAATAAGAAAACTTAAAAAAGGTGTTCAAATAGTTGTAGGTACTCCTGGTAGAACTGTAGACTTAATTAAAAGAAGAGCTTTAAAGCTTGGTAATGTACAATGGTTAGTACTTGACGAAGCTGATGAAATGCTTAACATGGGCTTTAAAGATGAACTAGACCAAGTTTTAGAAGCTACACCAAACACCAAACAAACATTATTGTTTTCTGCAACTTTTCCTAGAGAAGTAGAAGATATTGCAAAAAACTACATGACTAACCCTGTAGAAGTTACATCTGGACAAAAAAACCAAGGCTCAGATAATGTAAGTCATGAGTATTACTTAGTAAACGAAAAAACTCGTTATCCTGCTTTAAAAAGAGTAGCTGATTTAAACCCTGATATTTACGGAATTGTTTTCTGTAGAACACGTAGAGAAACACAAGAAGTAGCTAATAATCTTATTAGAGATGGTTATAATGCTGATTCTTTACATGGTGATTTATCACAAGCTCAACGTGACTCTGTAATGGAGAAGTTTCGTAAAAAGAACATTCAAATATTAGTAGCTACTGATGTTGCTGCTCGTGGATTGGACGTTAACAACTTAACACACGTTATTAATCATAAATTACCAGATCAAATTGAAAACTACAATCACCGTAGTGGTAGAACTGGTAGAGCCGGTAACAAAGGAGTTTCCATTGCTTTAGTAAGCAAAAAAGAACAAGGCAGGTTACGTCCTATTGAACGTATTATAAAAAAACAATTTGTTCACACTCCTATTCCATCTGGCAAGGAAATATGTCAAAACCAATTATTTCATTTAATTGATAAAGTTCATAATACTGAGGTAAACACAGAACAAATTGAAGGTTTTTTACCAAGTATTTACGAAAAATTAGAAGATTTAAGTCGTGAAGAGTTAATTCAAAAGTTTGTTTCTTTAGAGTTTAACACCTTCTTATCTTACTACGAAAATGCTCCTGATTTAAACAACTTATCTTCAAGAGAAAATTCAAGAGGACGTTCTTCTAGTGAAAACATGACCCGTTTCTTCATCAATTTAGGAAGAAAAGATCGTTTAAACCCAGCCAAGTTAATTGGTTTAATCAACGATCAGAACATTGGTGATAAAATTGAAATTGGAGCTATAGATATATTAGATACTTTTTCTTTCTTTGAAATCGATAAAAACTTCGAAAAAGAAACTTTAGATGCCTTTGCAGCAAATGATCCAGATTTTAATGGACGATCAGTGAATATCGAAATTACTAAAAACGATCGTAGTGGTGGTGGAAGAAAATCACGTAGAAGTGGTGGCGGATTCAATGGTAAAAAACGTAGAAGTGATAAGCCTACTGATAGCAGAAAAAGTTTTGGTAGAAGACGTAACGAAAACAACTCCTCAAGAAGAAATGATAACAAACCTGCTGCAGGTTTTGGTAGAAAACGTAGAAGAGATTAACAGTAGTGGTAGTGCTTCTGCTTCATTTCAATATTAATTATACTAGGAAATAATAGTTTTATCTCTTTTAATTTAACATTACTATAAGGCAGTATTAAAATTAATATAAAACTACTACATGATTAACGTAAGTTAACTGATAATATAACCGTACATTTTTTGTACGGTTTTTTATTTTATTTTATATTGGCTAACGCTTACTTAAAAAGATTAAAATTGCTAAAAACTACGCTTATCACATTTAAACACACGGATAAAAGAAGTTTTTATTCTTTTATCCCAAATTGAATCAACCACAACTTTTACTATAGTTCAACAACTTAAATAATAAATCTAAATTCATAATTTAAAAAATAGAATGAAGTATATATATTTATTAGCACTTTTTATTTCTATCAACTCATGTTCTCAAAATGAAAAATTAAATTTTGAAAACAATGGCGGTATGATATTGAAACTAAA
Encoded proteins:
- a CDS encoding DEAD/DEAH box helicase, with product MSTFLDLGLQEPINKALTDLGYEKPTVIQEKAIPQIISSTEDLKAFAQTGTGKTAAFSLPIIELADQTSTHTQAIILSPTRELAVQIGKNIEDFSKYLPNLKVATVYGGANIEEQIRKLKKGVQIVVGTPGRTVDLIKRRALKLGNVQWLVLDEADEMLNMGFKDELDQVLEATPNTKQTLLFSATFPREVEDIAKNYMTNPVEVTSGQKNQGSDNVSHEYYLVNEKTRYPALKRVADLNPDIYGIVFCRTRRETQEVANNLIRDGYNADSLHGDLSQAQRDSVMEKFRKKNIQILVATDVAARGLDVNNLTHVINHKLPDQIENYNHRSGRTGRAGNKGVSIALVSKKEQGRLRPIERIIKKQFVHTPIPSGKEICQNQLFHLIDKVHNTEVNTEQIEGFLPSIYEKLEDLSREELIQKFVSLEFNTFLSYYENAPDLNNLSSRENSRGRSSSENMTRFFINLGRKDRLNPAKLIGLINDQNIGDKIEIGAIDILDTFSFFEIDKNFEKETLDAFAANDPDFNGRSVNIEITKNDRSGGGRKSRRSGGGFNGKKRRSDKPTDSRKSFGRRRNENNSSRRNDNKPAAGFGRKRRRD